The region TTTCCTGTTCGCCCCTTTGGTTAATTATTCGATCCATGTTAATTATATACAATTGATCAAAATTCTTTATATTACAACAGAAATTGGGATCATCAACGACGTTGAGTTATTAAATGAACATTATGAAAGATACCAAAATTGTCTATACCTAATAAACCTACATCATTCGATTTACGGGGAGGATCATGGAGTGCAACCAGTGCTGCAACTAGACCAGCATTGCTCGAAATGGTAGGTTCAGTGAACCATGGTTTATGCCTGTCGTCTAAGAACATATCATTTTGATCGGGTCCTCTGACCATAGCTCCCAAAAGTTCATTCGGATTTGATTCTTCTGAGTTCAACCACGTACTCCCTTCGGAACAAGAATGCCACTGATTATCCCATGGGATTGATGCAGCCCTATGGTGGACATGCTGCGGGTAGTTGTTTCCAAATCCCACCATGTAGCTCATTCCCATCGGATTGTCTCCAAGTATGTAATTAACCTAAAACaagatcatacacacacacacacacacaaataagaAGTAAATAAAGATCACTGATCATTATTATAACGAAGATTCGTTGATACTATACGAGCAACAAACATCATTAAGATTCTTTTCTTCAACAGGTTGAAGTACATTGATTTCTTTAACTACTTGCCTGAGATATGGAGAAATCCCGCAGCTGTTGAAGGGAAAATTCAGCACCATCAATGCAACCACTACCAGATCTATGCAGAAGATCAAGATAGTCGCTATACAGTTTGCTAAGAAAGGAACTCGTTGCGGCATACTCAAGTGATCCATAGTCATTCGGCTTTAAGAATATCAATCCACCTATTTGTATTACAACAAAATGGTAAGAGCAATCACCACATTTTGAGCTTCATCCATATGGATATAAGTAGCATAGATCATGTATGTTATACGTACCTTGTGTTTTATGTGTAGTAGGAGACAAATACGAACACATGAGCGAGTCAACGTTGTTAGTTGATAATATGAAGGATTCTTCATATGGGTATCCAAGATCAAAGAAGAATCTGAGTCTTGTTAACAAAACCTGTAGACAAAAGGTAATTAAAACCAGTACTTATATAAAGCACGGAAGACCAATGATCAATCTACAAGCATAAGATAAGATAGGAATAGGATTACTAACATACCTCAATTGCAGTGAGCTTGTTATTCCAATAGAAAATGCCTTTATCGATCGATAGTTCTTCATTTTGGGCTGAAACAAGATGTTGTGTAGCGTATCTAAGATAACTCGTATTTCCAGTAGCGAAAAACAACCAAGTCCCTCCCCATACTAACTCATCCATGTATCCTGTTGAGTTATAAAACCCTCTTGCTTCTCCCCCACAATCATCTTTCATCGTATAAGTACCTTGAATAAACCCCCGGCCGGGATCTTCCTCTACTTTTGCCACCACACTGAATAACTCCGTCGCCGTTTTGGTTAAACTGGTTGAATATTTTTGGTCTTCCTTGAACACTAATGATGCTGCTGAAAGTGCTGCAATAATCTCTCCGGCCAAATCGGAAGCCGTATCATCACAACTAAAAACCGGCCTCGAATATCTCATATCCTCCGGTCGTTGCCAACAATTGAGATCGTTTTCAGGCGACGTGCTGTTCGATGTGCTCCCGACCTTACAAGAAAAAATCATCACGCTTACATTAATTATCAACTTTTCGAGTTGCTTAAATCATGTTGCAGACTGCAGTCAGTCGAATTAACTTTTAAGGGTACCTGTGAAAACAGAGTACTCGAACCCGGAGAAGTTTGATTTGAGGGAATGAAAAGCTTGAGCAAATAGTCACTCCCCCATTTTATTATGTTCTTGATGTGATCAAGTTCTCCGATATCTTCATATTTCTGATGATATTCAATCACAGACCAACTCAACAGAGTGATCGTATAAGCCGTTGGAAAGCTAAATTTGATGTTGTTCCCAGAGTCGTAAAATCCACCAACAAGACTTGAATTCCCATCTTCCAATCCAGAATCACCTCGAAACTTCACCATATTAATGTCTTTGGGCAATACCCCAGCTGCCGAAACAAAAACCCAACAGATTAAAGTAAGAAAAAGGTCACATGTGTGTAGCAATCATTACATAGAGAATAATGTCGTATACATTTCTGAGCATCGAAGAAAAGCAATGCGTTTTGAAGCGCTAGTGTTAGGTCTTTTGGGGCGGCATGTTGATTTTTGTTGTCTAGCAGGAAATGCAGCAACAAAGATACAAGTAGGATAAGGAAAACGATGGCTCCGGCGGCGTAAACAAAGCGTTTGAAGTGGGTTTTATTGGTGATGGTTAGTTTGAAGTCGACGGATTTGGAATATCGTGAAGGTAGTGATCCGTAGGTAGAAGGGTCTCGAGCATGAGGAAAAAGGTTGAAGTCGACTTCTATGGAATTCCATCGGCTGGACGACGGGAGAAGGCGGCCAGCTTGAGAGATGGAGTGGACGTAAAGCTGTTCGCTGTTTTCAGTGTCGGTGTCCATCGGAGATCCAATGtagaaggaggaggaggaggaggaaagtTCGGGTTCAGACATGGTGTTTTATGAGCAAAAGAAGAAATATGCTTTCGGTGATGCTTTGAATTCATCGTCAACAATCGGCATTGGAAATTGCTCTCGTATTACTTGGGAACTTTTGTTCTAACGCTTGATccattttctttttagaaaaaatttATTGGTCATAAATGTAAAACTCATTTCCGTCGATAAAACCAAATAACTGTTTGGATCATATTAGAtgtttaaaaatattaataaGAACTCATTATCTGCTAATCTTTCCTTCAGTTTTTTGGTTCGGAGGGATTTTCGGAAACCAGATTTGATTCGGTTAGATCTAGTTTAAAATCGAAAATAAACTGGTGTTTATAATAGAAATTTTAGATTTAAATGAACAATAACGCTATTTTaagattatattttaaaaaacattaagAAAAAGCTATATGTATCTCGTTCttgatttgattttgttttttgcTTAATTGATTCATATGTTTGGTTTGGTAACTTGGTTTCGTACTTTCATCCCTATCCATAAATCTAATAGCACTTTTTGTTGGGTGCATGACATACGTATGAATGACTTGTTTGGTCATGCATTGTGAATGCTTTTTTTTAACGTTAAAAACTGAGAAAATACcgtaaatagttaaaaaaaaaataaaaaaaaaaggaaaatgggggttgttttaaaaaaatagacATAAAAATGGTTTTTCCAATTATAGACATACATTCCGCAGAGGATCCTCCGCGGAATGACGTCATCTCCGCGGAATGGATcttgagggtttttttttttttctcttcacATCGATTTTTCGGGGTTTATATTAATTTTCCAACTAATTATTTTCAAGTAAAGATTATAATAGTATGATAATCTTTACTTAAAAATAATTAGTTTGGGAAATGAATATAAACCCCGAAGAAtcgatgtgaaaaaaaaaaaaaaacactagagATCCATTCCTCGGAGCTGCTTCCGCGGAATGAGTTCATTCCTCGGAGGTAGCTCCGCGGAATGGATATTTAGTGTTTTTTTATACATTGATTTATTTACGATTTTGCCACTTCGCGGAGCTATAGTGGATTCCGCGGAGCTACCTCCGCGGAATGCATGTCTATATCCGGAAAAGTCCATTTTTATATCTATTTTTTGAAAACACCCCCCATTTTTTTTGACTATTTACGGTATTTTCTCTAAAAAACTAGCAGCTTCAGAGTTCAGATATTGCTTTAAAACATATTTGGAGAAACGAAACTTAGTGGTGAAATTTGtaaatagatttaaaaaaaaatggaggaggcataaactttttttttttgagttcTTATTAATATGTTTTAAACACCTACGGATTATAGAGGAGCAACCGAACATGTTAGCCCTTTGTGACGTGAGTCATTGATCATTTAAAAGATCGTATAATCGCATTTCATAGCTGGTAAAATTAAGTTCGTAACCTAAATGTTAATTCACTTCGTTTGCATATATGTGTGGTTTACATGATTTTTAAAAACAAGTCATAGATGTCAAATATAGTGATTCTTAACATTTGTGGATAGGGGAAGTAATTCGTACACAACAGATTTTTaccatacacaacaattcatgcattatatagttgtacaatacaacattttaaaacacCAGTTGTTATGTATGGATAAAAATTATTGTGTACGGATCAACTCTCGATCTTTAACGTCAAGAGAAAGGGTCGCAATTGTGCAGCTAGCAATGGCATGCCATTTTAGGTAATTATCCAGAAAATATAATGATAAATAACATCGCTTTTAGatgatttaaaaaataaattcttAATTACGACTAAAATGTTGGAAAATGCTTTTCTTACAACTTTTTCATTTtccaaaatatatatttttttactttttactttCCCATCTACCTCCTACCATATATTCTTCcaaaagttttgattttaattttaaaaaaataggtTCATTTGTTATATTTTAGTAAAAACCAATATTTTTTCCTTGAAATTTCGGAATTATTCCATCGTATTTCAgacttgttttgaaatttatgattttttttcgaACTCCGAAATTGCGGTCTGAAATCCAGAATGTCATTTCGATATGTATTTCTTTTATCAGGAAAAGTACATTTTTTGGTCGGTCTGAAATGCCCCATGGATTTGTTTAGGGTGGCAAATCGGgtcatcgtgtcgtgtttttgtctgacacgacacgacatgacaaGGTTTTTTGTAACACGACATGACACGATCtcgtgtttttttaactaacacgaaaacgaaacgattaaaaaacgacaaacacgacacgacacgacaaagataacatgaaataacaattaatgtatttaattaatatttattcatacataaaacgaaaacacgaaaaacacgacaaaaaatgttaattcgtgtcaaattttgaacacgaacacgacacaacACGACGTCGTGTTTTTTACACCTGAAACGAAtacgacacgaacacgaattcgaatttcaatttcgtttcgtgtcgtttATTTTTATCGTATCGTACCATCAATTGTCACCCCTAGATTTGTtagttattttgcaaaaaaaatgtGGTTATTATGGCTACTTTAATTAATATCCCTACAACATATGTATAATTTAGGGGTGTTAATTTATCTGGTTTTGGGTTAGTAAGGGTTTTTAAAAGAATATTCATCCGAACCCGGCTCTATTAGGCTACGGGTTAATTGGATCCGGGTTAATAGAGTTGGGTTAATAAtaaaacaacaatatttacaattCTTAAGTTGTAGCTGTGCTTTGGGTTTTAGGATAATTAATGTTAATAACACGAGTCAATGCATAAGTTCTCTCGCAAGAAGAATATTAATATTCAATAGGGATTCATTGGGATCACACTATCCAGTAAAAGGAATTCAAAAGAACATATCATATCATGCAACACTTGAAACAACACTTCTAGTAGTTGGGATGCATAATAAGTAAAAACAGAACCAAACACACATAAACAAGTATGTGCTTCAAGAATTAAAGACCAGCTTTACAATTATAATGGGAAATAAGCGTATATACACACATGTACCACATAATCCAATATTTTAACTATTATAAACACTcatgtaataaaaaataaagtgaaaataCGAGGAATCAATCATGATATAACAACATATCAACTAGGAATTTGATTATTCAGCATGTATAGGCCAACTATACATCATAAATGCAACATTTAGCCGTGTAAATCTCTCACATACCTTGTAAGCAATGTTGCAGAAATCGGCAttggcggccgattaatcggtAATTAATCGTTTGACGGCCTTAAACCGATTACGATTAGGGTGCTTGGCGGAAattggtcaaaatcggtcaaagtcGGCCTTGGCGGCCCTTGGTGGTCTCGGCGGTCATAGGCgagaattttttaaaaaattaaaaaaattttaattttcaaatattacaccaaaattttaaattttcaaaaatttaaggttccaaattttaaaatattaaactaaaatttttaaatttttaaaatttaaaattttcaaatacctagttttttaggaaatattaattttttttaaataattttattaataattaaggcTGCCTGATTAATCttcgattaatccccgcctagtCCGATTAATCGCTTATCGCTAGTCGACAGTCGAGTTACCgccgaacgatttttacaaccttgcttGTAAGTATCATCAATCTTTAtagggaaaatgacataaaagcccttaagttttcACAAAAATGTCGGTTTTACCCTTGGACGTGTTTTATGTCCAGTAAAGCCCgaagttttgtttaatttgttcatttttaccCTTGTAGTCGGTTTCCCGGTAACCTACCGGTTACCTAGGTTACCTAATATCAGTAAAGcccttgaattttcaaaaatgttcggatttacccttaagtttttcaaaaatgtccgaacatttttgaaaaacttaagggtaaatccaaacatttttgaaaattcaagggCTTTAATggtattaagggggtgtttggataggaaaaaaagagctgcttattgcttattcccacaataagctaatttaagtgtttggataaaatccaACTTATTAGGCTAAATAAGTTAATTTTAATAAGCATTCTTTCCCATgattattgcttattgcttattcccaccacaaataagctataagcaataagctaaaaatctaatccaaacaccccctaagtaaCCAGTAGGTTACCTGGAAACCGGCtaaatgaacaaattaaacaaaactttGGGTTTTACTGGACATAAAGCACGTCCAAGGGTAAAACCAACATTTTTGTgaaaacttaagggcttttatgtTATTTACCCATCTTTATAACAACATATCAACTGTTATACCAATATTATTAGTAGGGTTTAAAGATACATGAAAGATAGAAATCTAAGTAATCTGTAATAAGAAATGAGGCAATAAACAACAAGAAAATTCACCTTC is a window of Lactuca sativa cultivar Salinas chromosome 1, Lsat_Salinas_v11, whole genome shotgun sequence DNA encoding:
- the LOC111907894 gene encoding endoglucanase 25 codes for the protein MSEPELSSSSSSFYIGSPMDTDTENSEQLYVHSISQAGRLLPSSSRWNSIEVDFNLFPHARDPSTYGSLPSRYSKSVDFKLTITNKTHFKRFVYAAGAIVFLILLVSLLLHFLLDNKNQHAAPKDLTLALQNALLFFDAQKSGVLPKDINMVKFRGDSGLEDGNSSLVGGFYDSGNNIKFSFPTAYTITLLSWSVIEYHQKYEDIGELDHIKNIIKWGSDYLLKLFIPSNQTSPGSSTLFSQVGSTSNSTSPENDLNCWQRPEDMRYSRPVFSCDDTASDLAGEIIAALSAASLVFKEDQKYSTSLTKTATELFSVVAKVEEDPGRGFIQGTYTMKDDCGGEARGFYNSTGYMDELVWGGTWLFFATGNTSYLRYATQHLVSAQNEELSIDKGIFYWNNKLTAIEVLLTRLRFFFDLGYPYEESFILSTNNVDSLMCSYLSPTTHKTQGGLIFLKPNDYGSLEYAATSSFLSKLYSDYLDLLHRSGSGCIDGAEFSLQQLRDFSISQVNYILGDNPMGMSYMVGFGNNYPQHVHHRAASIPWDNQWHSCSEGSTWLNSEESNPNELLGAMVRGPDQNDMFLDDRHKPWFTEPTISSNAGLVAALVALHDPPRKSNDVGLLGIDNFGIFHNVHLITQRR